A stretch of the Pelmatolapia mariae isolate MD_Pm_ZW linkage group LG23, Pm_UMD_F_2, whole genome shotgun sequence genome encodes the following:
- the chaf1a gene encoding chromatin assembly factor 1 subunit A isoform X2 translates to MDCKSSNNASKKLVQARLPFKRLNPEPKENQPPKRPCAHSCPEPEVSDRENENASSPLSVRSGPPLVNGRGPLDGFISRRRAATSDENMIIDLTEDNTSSPLKPLASSASASPCVPAKDKHHCKDTTASPEKSCSANGAPKTQTLDCVVINNDDKEEEEEEEEEEEEEEEKNNTASISQLDTTQDSDTEAEELNESENVSSLGNRSMQSASSVTSPSESSPEKSKTDDPTPATTPTESKTTPKIPADQKKVKRRSLKSLQEQDERLRLRQEKERQKEEAKAAKEKKKEEARKLKEERERGKREKKEKDEREKREKKEKEEREKAERLKAKEELRKSKMEAKLEEKRKKEEEKRMKEEEKRLKEEKDRLKAEKAEITRFLQKPKIQQAPKTLAAACGKFAPFEIKENMALAPLCRVQCEESALEELDRCLLNPADNPNGLKDWIGQKPRQSGPTKPRQTNSLRDCVAVEGPKPDSVPDRKRYGPMKLLQFHENYRPAYWGTWSKNSSHISPRCPFRQDKGLLDYEVDSDEEWEEEEPGESLSHSEGEDEEEGGEDDDDDDDGFFVPHGYLSEDEGALEEEDGGDLEKQKLRQKLKAREWDELMSSKKKMKVLEPVVRGCIWEGEAPGFELLQLYAVCLVEPLPKADNSPSPEEMSLKSQREEQLLGKLLPLLHGNLNSSKVIINEFREFCRQETTSSSPPVLSSPQNPAENIPSRMQLRRLIKNNAVYEKRSAHRRCCWYVHQEVLSRFSQEALPVPCQWTYLTTGAREEPREEPQAATGSQGNSPTTPQSCSTTPSSSNKRKSTGSMSITKFMKRCNDPEQTEAMEADGFQADTEDDDEDDCVIISTQSGPTKETSSEGDGTMEITPSDTAALPTASSASALDTV, encoded by the exons ATGGATTGTAAGTCAAGTAACAATGCCAGCAAGAAACTTGTACAAG CCCGTCTTCCTTTCAAGCGCCTGAACCCTGAACCTAAAGAGAACCAGCCACCTAAGCGCCCCTGTGCCCATTCCTGCCCTGAACCTGAAGTTTCAGACAGGGAGAATGAGAATGCATCCTCTCCTCTTTCTGTGCGCAGTGGCCCACCTTTGGTTAACGGTCGTGGGCCACTTGATGGCTTCATAAGCCGTAGACGCGCCGCAACTTCAGATGAGAACATGATTATAGATCTGACTGAGGACAACACATCATCTCCTTTAAAGCCCCTTGCCTCATCTGCTTCAGCCTCTCCCTGCGTCCCAGCAAAAGATAAGCATCACTGCAAAGACACAACGGCTTCGCCCGAGAAGTCCTGCAGTGCTAATGGCGCTCCTAAAACGCAAACATTAGACTGTGTTGTAATCAACAATGATGataaagaggaggaagaagaagaagaagaagaggaggaggaggaggaggaaaagaacAACACCGCATCCATCTCTCAGCTTGACACAACACAGGATTCTGACACTGAAGCAGAGGAGCTGAATGAGTCAGAAAATGTTTCTAGTTTGGGAAACCGGTCCATGCAGTCAGCTTCATCAGTCACCTCTCCGTCTGAAAGCTCGCCAGAAAAGTCCAAGACGGATGACCCTACACCCGCTACTACACCTACA GAGTCAAAGACCACCCCCAAGATACCAGCAGATCAAAAAAAGGTCAAAAGACGCTCATTGAag AGTTTACAGGAACAAGACGAGAGACTCCGGCTGCGACAGGAGAAGGAACGGCAGAAGGAAGAGGCCAAAGctgcaaaagagaaaaagaaggaagaagcTCGAAAACTAAAGGAGGAACGAGAAAGGGGAAAacgggagaaaaaggagaaggaTGAACGAGAAAAAcgggagaaaaaagagaaggaggagagggAAAAGGCAGAGAGGCTAAAAGCAAAAGAGGAGCTGCGGAAATCCAAAATGGA GGCCAAGCTGGAAGAAAAAcgaaagaaagaggaagagaagcgaatgaaagaggaggagaaacggttgaaagaagaaaaggat CGCCTCAAAGCTGAGAAAGCAGAAATTACGCGGTTTCTACAAAAACCGAAGATCCAGCAGGCTCCAAAG ACACTTGCAGCTGCGTGCGGGAAATTTGCTCCATTTGAGATCAAAGAAAACATGGCTCTGGCACCACTGTGCCGGGTTCAGTGTGAAGAGTCTGCTCTGGAGGAACTGGACCGATGTTTGTTGAATCCTGCTGATAACCCGAATGGACTGAAAGATTGGATTGGGCAAAAACCCAGACAGTCAGGACCCACAAAACCCAGACAGACCAACTCACTCAG GGATTGTGTAGCAGTGGAAGGGCCAAAACCAGATAGTGTGCCGGACCGTAAACGTTATGGGCCCATGAAGCTTCTGCAGTTTCATGAGAATTACCGTCCAGCCTACTGGGGCACATGGAGCAAGAACAGTTCACACATCTCACCTCGTTGCCCCTTTAGACAAGACAAG GGTTTACTTGACTATGAGGTGGACAGTGATGAAGAatgggaggaggaagagccaggaGAGTCCCTGTCTCATAGTGAAGGG GAAGATGAggaagaaggaggagaagatgatgatgatgacgatgatggaTTCTTTGTTCCTCATGGCTACCTTTCAGAAGATGAAGGGGCACTGGAAGAAGAG GATGGTGGTGACCTGGAAAAGCAGAAACTCCGTCAGAAACTGAAAGCAAGGGAGTGGGATGAGCTTATGTCCAGCAAGAAGAAGATGAAGGTGCTGGAGCCAGTGGTGAGGGGCTGCATCTGGGAGGGAGAAGCACCTGGCTTTGAACTTTTACAGTTATATGCTGTGTGCTTGGTGGAGCCTTTACCCAAAGCAGACAACAGTCCCAGCCCAGAGGAGATGTCACTGAAGTCTCAGAGAGAAGAACAAT TACTCGGTAAGCTGCTGCCTCTTCTGCATGGCAATCTCAACAGTAGCAAAGTGATCATCAATGAGTTTCGGGAGTTTTGTCGCCAGGAGACCACCTCCTCATCTCCTCCTGTTCTGTCCAGCCCTCAGAACCCAGCAGAAAACATTCCCAGCAG GATGCAGCTGCGACGCCTCATCAAGAACAATGCTGTTTATGAAAAGCGTTCAGCCCACAGGCGATGCTGCTGGTATGTGCACCAAGAGGTTCTGTCCCGTTTTAGTCAGGAGGCTCTTCCAGTGCCCTGCCAATGGACCTACCTCACCACGGGAGCTCGAGAAGAACCCCGTGAAGAACCCCAGGCAGCCACAGGCTCTCAGGGAAACTCTCCCACAACTCCCCAGAGCTGCTCCACCACCCCTTCATCCTCTAACAAAAGGAAGAGCACAGGCAGCATGTCAATCACCAAGTTTATGAAGAGATGTAATGATCCTGAGCAG ACGGAAGCAATGGAGGCTGACGGTTTTCAAGCTGACactgaggatgatgatgaagatgactgtgtaattatttctACCCAAAGTG gcccTACAAAAGAGACGTCCAGCGAGGGAGATGGTACAATGGAAATAACCCCCTCTGACACTGCTGCTCTCCCCACTGCAAGCTCTGCGTCTGCCCTTGACACTGTCTGA
- the chaf1a gene encoding chromatin assembly factor 1 subunit A isoform X1, translating to MLAAENPSVEGHLAASTPRRRGMDCKSSNNASKKLVQARLPFKRLNPEPKENQPPKRPCAHSCPEPEVSDRENENASSPLSVRSGPPLVNGRGPLDGFISRRRAATSDENMIIDLTEDNTSSPLKPLASSASASPCVPAKDKHHCKDTTASPEKSCSANGAPKTQTLDCVVINNDDKEEEEEEEEEEEEEEEKNNTASISQLDTTQDSDTEAEELNESENVSSLGNRSMQSASSVTSPSESSPEKSKTDDPTPATTPTESKTTPKIPADQKKVKRRSLKSLQEQDERLRLRQEKERQKEEAKAAKEKKKEEARKLKEERERGKREKKEKDEREKREKKEKEEREKAERLKAKEELRKSKMEAKLEEKRKKEEEKRMKEEEKRLKEEKDRLKAEKAEITRFLQKPKIQQAPKTLAAACGKFAPFEIKENMALAPLCRVQCEESALEELDRCLLNPADNPNGLKDWIGQKPRQSGPTKPRQTNSLRDCVAVEGPKPDSVPDRKRYGPMKLLQFHENYRPAYWGTWSKNSSHISPRCPFRQDKGLLDYEVDSDEEWEEEEPGESLSHSEGEDEEEGGEDDDDDDDGFFVPHGYLSEDEGALEEEDGGDLEKQKLRQKLKAREWDELMSSKKKMKVLEPVVRGCIWEGEAPGFELLQLYAVCLVEPLPKADNSPSPEEMSLKSQREEQLLGKLLPLLHGNLNSSKVIINEFREFCRQETTSSSPPVLSSPQNPAENIPSRMQLRRLIKNNAVYEKRSAHRRCCWYVHQEVLSRFSQEALPVPCQWTYLTTGAREEPREEPQAATGSQGNSPTTPQSCSTTPSSSNKRKSTGSMSITKFMKRCNDPEQTEAMEADGFQADTEDDDEDDCVIISTQSGPTKETSSEGDGTMEITPSDTAALPTASSASALDTV from the exons ATGTTGGCGGCTGAAAACCCATCGGTGGAAGGACATTTGGCAGCATCGACTCCTCGTAGAAGAG gcATGGATTGTAAGTCAAGTAACAATGCCAGCAAGAAACTTGTACAAG CCCGTCTTCCTTTCAAGCGCCTGAACCCTGAACCTAAAGAGAACCAGCCACCTAAGCGCCCCTGTGCCCATTCCTGCCCTGAACCTGAAGTTTCAGACAGGGAGAATGAGAATGCATCCTCTCCTCTTTCTGTGCGCAGTGGCCCACCTTTGGTTAACGGTCGTGGGCCACTTGATGGCTTCATAAGCCGTAGACGCGCCGCAACTTCAGATGAGAACATGATTATAGATCTGACTGAGGACAACACATCATCTCCTTTAAAGCCCCTTGCCTCATCTGCTTCAGCCTCTCCCTGCGTCCCAGCAAAAGATAAGCATCACTGCAAAGACACAACGGCTTCGCCCGAGAAGTCCTGCAGTGCTAATGGCGCTCCTAAAACGCAAACATTAGACTGTGTTGTAATCAACAATGATGataaagaggaggaagaagaagaagaagaagaggaggaggaggaggaggaaaagaacAACACCGCATCCATCTCTCAGCTTGACACAACACAGGATTCTGACACTGAAGCAGAGGAGCTGAATGAGTCAGAAAATGTTTCTAGTTTGGGAAACCGGTCCATGCAGTCAGCTTCATCAGTCACCTCTCCGTCTGAAAGCTCGCCAGAAAAGTCCAAGACGGATGACCCTACACCCGCTACTACACCTACA GAGTCAAAGACCACCCCCAAGATACCAGCAGATCAAAAAAAGGTCAAAAGACGCTCATTGAag AGTTTACAGGAACAAGACGAGAGACTCCGGCTGCGACAGGAGAAGGAACGGCAGAAGGAAGAGGCCAAAGctgcaaaagagaaaaagaaggaagaagcTCGAAAACTAAAGGAGGAACGAGAAAGGGGAAAacgggagaaaaaggagaaggaTGAACGAGAAAAAcgggagaaaaaagagaaggaggagagggAAAAGGCAGAGAGGCTAAAAGCAAAAGAGGAGCTGCGGAAATCCAAAATGGA GGCCAAGCTGGAAGAAAAAcgaaagaaagaggaagagaagcgaatgaaagaggaggagaaacggttgaaagaagaaaaggat CGCCTCAAAGCTGAGAAAGCAGAAATTACGCGGTTTCTACAAAAACCGAAGATCCAGCAGGCTCCAAAG ACACTTGCAGCTGCGTGCGGGAAATTTGCTCCATTTGAGATCAAAGAAAACATGGCTCTGGCACCACTGTGCCGGGTTCAGTGTGAAGAGTCTGCTCTGGAGGAACTGGACCGATGTTTGTTGAATCCTGCTGATAACCCGAATGGACTGAAAGATTGGATTGGGCAAAAACCCAGACAGTCAGGACCCACAAAACCCAGACAGACCAACTCACTCAG GGATTGTGTAGCAGTGGAAGGGCCAAAACCAGATAGTGTGCCGGACCGTAAACGTTATGGGCCCATGAAGCTTCTGCAGTTTCATGAGAATTACCGTCCAGCCTACTGGGGCACATGGAGCAAGAACAGTTCACACATCTCACCTCGTTGCCCCTTTAGACAAGACAAG GGTTTACTTGACTATGAGGTGGACAGTGATGAAGAatgggaggaggaagagccaggaGAGTCCCTGTCTCATAGTGAAGGG GAAGATGAggaagaaggaggagaagatgatgatgatgacgatgatggaTTCTTTGTTCCTCATGGCTACCTTTCAGAAGATGAAGGGGCACTGGAAGAAGAG GATGGTGGTGACCTGGAAAAGCAGAAACTCCGTCAGAAACTGAAAGCAAGGGAGTGGGATGAGCTTATGTCCAGCAAGAAGAAGATGAAGGTGCTGGAGCCAGTGGTGAGGGGCTGCATCTGGGAGGGAGAAGCACCTGGCTTTGAACTTTTACAGTTATATGCTGTGTGCTTGGTGGAGCCTTTACCCAAAGCAGACAACAGTCCCAGCCCAGAGGAGATGTCACTGAAGTCTCAGAGAGAAGAACAAT TACTCGGTAAGCTGCTGCCTCTTCTGCATGGCAATCTCAACAGTAGCAAAGTGATCATCAATGAGTTTCGGGAGTTTTGTCGCCAGGAGACCACCTCCTCATCTCCTCCTGTTCTGTCCAGCCCTCAGAACCCAGCAGAAAACATTCCCAGCAG GATGCAGCTGCGACGCCTCATCAAGAACAATGCTGTTTATGAAAAGCGTTCAGCCCACAGGCGATGCTGCTGGTATGTGCACCAAGAGGTTCTGTCCCGTTTTAGTCAGGAGGCTCTTCCAGTGCCCTGCCAATGGACCTACCTCACCACGGGAGCTCGAGAAGAACCCCGTGAAGAACCCCAGGCAGCCACAGGCTCTCAGGGAAACTCTCCCACAACTCCCCAGAGCTGCTCCACCACCCCTTCATCCTCTAACAAAAGGAAGAGCACAGGCAGCATGTCAATCACCAAGTTTATGAAGAGATGTAATGATCCTGAGCAG ACGGAAGCAATGGAGGCTGACGGTTTTCAAGCTGACactgaggatgatgatgaagatgactgtgtaattatttctACCCAAAGTG gcccTACAAAAGAGACGTCCAGCGAGGGAGATGGTACAATGGAAATAACCCCCTCTGACACTGCTGCTCTCCCCACTGCAAGCTCTGCGTCTGCCCTTGACACTGTCTGA